gaAACGTCGACCATGATGCCGTCAGCAAGGCCATCAAGAgcctcagcggcggcggtgccagcGGCGGTTCCTCCCTGAAGAAGTCCTcgaccgccggcgccagcaccgcctcctcgtcctccgccgTCCCCGCAAGGGCCGTCaaggtcgatgccgccgatgtcgccctcgtcgttgacCAGCTCGAATTGaccaagcccaaggccaccgagctgctcaaggccCACGATGGGGACGCTGTAAAGGCAATGTCTGCGTTTGTCGCGTcgtaaaaaaaaaagccccCCGGCCACGAGAGACTCGCCTTCCCGGATCCGCCGACCGAGCCTCTGCCGTCAacgtgctcgccgacgactcACTGCAGCAATGCCCCGCATCCCGCCGGCGCTCTTGGCGTGTGGCAAGCGCGTGCGCGCTCGCGCATGATTCTTGAGGCCCGTCAGGCCTAGCTGAGCGGGAAATGGGAAGAGAAGCAGAGACCAACCGCCACGGACATATATGCCACATTTGCTTTGGTCATGGGGAGTTGCGGTCATCAGCGGTACGACTGACTGCCAGCCTCCAGCACGGTCCCATCTCGGAGTCCTGCA
This region of Purpureocillium takamizusanense chromosome 9, complete sequence genomic DNA includes:
- a CDS encoding uncharacterized protein (EggNog:ENOG503P6MD), whose protein sequence is MADKQPPTVVEGATTGDVEDELPSATAKSAEDRKAASALASLDANSSSSANDDASARNVDHDAVSKAIKSLSGGGASGGSSLKKSSTAGASTASSSSAVPARAVKVDAADVALVVDQLELTKPKATELLKAHDGDAVKAMSAFVAS